The genomic interval GGGCAGGGGTGAGCCCTCCTCCGGCTAACGGGGCCTGAGGCATCCATGCCTGGGGGCACCCGCCCCAGCGGAGCTCCTGGGGTCGTGAAGTGGGGGCAGTGGGAGACGCCTGGCCTTGAACCTGTCTCCTGGTGGGGGCCTGGACTCTCTGCTCCTTTGCAGGGTGAAGGGTGCTCTTCCTGGGGGGCTGTGTGGCACGGTGGAAGGGCTCAGCAGGCCTGCTCTGCCCAAGGCCCCATGGGGGCCAAACTCGGGACAGTccagaggtggtggtggaggggtcCAGAGCCCACGTGACAGGACTTGTGAAGGGCCCAGCGATCATAGACCATTGGCTGGGGGCAGGCCAACATGGGCACAAGGGTGTGGCACCCAGCCCGGGGGAAAAGGCCTTGTTTCTTCCAGAAATGCTTGTTGGGGCCCTCCAGGGTTCAGACCCGAGCTGGGCGCCAGGCACACAGCTCTGCccccagcctggtgggctggggaTGCGcaggggcaggtgtgtgtgtagaGGGAGCCTGGCCTCTGGGCAGGGGCCGGGAGGGGTACTGCTTGGGGGCCCCTTGCACCAGGCGAGGTCCCGGGCTGTCCGGGTGGGTGGAGAGGTCTCTTGGGGCAGTGAGACCTGGGAGGACACATGAGATGGGGTCTGGCCAGTGGGGTGCAGTGAGCAGCTGCTCAGAGCTGGTGGGTGTTTTCTGAGCACTTCCTGTGTGCCTGCAGCAGCGCCCCCAACATGCAGAGGACTGAGGGGCCCTGGGGGAGCAGACAAGGAACGTGCCCCTTCCAACCAGAGGATCTGCAGCTTCCGTCTTCCCAGAGTGGTCTCCCCGGCTGCTGGGCCGCGGGGATAGCCCCTCCTTTCCCGAGAAGACCTGGCCACCTCATGGGGGTATCAGCTGTCTCCGAGAGATTCCAcagcttgtccaaggtcacccagggtgtgtgtgttggggggaaggCAGGACTGGGGTCACGGACCAGGTACCCATGGACCCCAGGGTGCTCAGCCGGGTCCCCACCTCAGCCGGGTTTGTAGACAGGAGacaggctgggaggggaggggtctTGCCCCACCTGAGGCTGATGGCCACACTGCCCACCTCAGCTTCGGTggaagcccctccccaccctggtgGGCAGCGTGGCCGGCAGGCCCTGACCCTGGCCCAGCCTGGCTGCCTGCACTGGCAGACCCCCCCAACGAAGGGCCTTGCAGCTCCGGGGGGGTCTGAGGGGGTCAGAGCGGACCCGTGCAGTGGAGGGGCTCCCCTTTTCTGTCCTGATGAACGGGTGTCAGGCTTTGAAGCCGCAGCACAGAAGCCTCCTCCCCGGTCCCGTAGGTGAGTCCAGGGCCTCAGCGTTCAGGAGGCCCTGCCTCCCCGCCCCCGGCACGCTCCCTTCCTGCAGGCCTGCTCCACCAAGGGCCTGGGCACCATGGCAACAGTGATGCACACCCAGGAATTCACCCCACGCTTGCTCCAGATGCCACAGGTCCCCCCGTCCCCCCACCTAGGGACCGCCCTGGGAAGGGCCTCACCTTCCGGCTCAGCTCAGCCCACACCCGCAGGACTCAGGGGGCTGCAAGGCCCTGTCTGAAGGCAGGAAGGGCCCGGTGAGGGCAGCGGCTCCTGCAGAGCTCGACCTGATTAGAGCTGCAAGCCCCTCCCTGTGCGTCTGGCGAATGAGGCGCTGGCGGGCCCTCGGATGGAGCCCTCGCTTCCCCAGGCCACTTCCTGCGTCTCCCTGCTCTCCCCAGTGTGACCAGTACCGCAAGGGCATCATCTCGGGCTCCATCTGCCAGGACCTGTGCAACCTGGAGCAGGTGGAGTGGAGGACCTGCCTCTCCTCCGCGCCAGGCCAACAGGTAGGCCCGGCGGGGCTCAGCCCCCGGGGCCCTGCCGCCCGTGGCGCGGCTGCAGGGGGCCGTGTACACAGCGGGGCCCTGTGCTTCCGGCAGGTGTACAGTGGGCTCTGGCAGGGCAAGGAGGTGACCATCAAGTGTGGACTGGAGGAGAGCCTGAGCTGGAAGGCCGGGGCCGACGTGGCCCCCCGGCGGGAACTGGTGCTGTTTGACAAGCCCACTCGGGGCACCTCTATTAAGGAGTTCCGGGAGATGACCCTCAGCTTTCTCAAGGTCAGTTGGcctgcctgggggcggggggatgtCAAGTTCACGCCCAAGGACGTGTGCACAGGGCAGGCAGCAAGCTGGATGGAGGTGGCCACACAGGCCAGGGGGTATCTGGCTAGCCCGCCAATTCCAAGCAGACCCCACAGGCACGAGGCTCAGGGAGCACGCACAGGCATGAGAACCCGCCCGGGGccagagggcagggggcagggggcagggcatCCGTggggaggaggccagggaggaggtgggacccgggggtgggtggggcagatGAGGGGTGAGCGACCCCCGCAGCGCTCCCACCTTCATGGGGGATGTCCCCGGGCTCCCCGAGCGCTGGGGGGAGAGCGCAGGTGGGCTTTCCAGGAGTGGTGAGGGGCCTCCCCAGCGCCTTGCTGCCTGCTTCACCCCCGGGGCTGGAGGCTGGGCTCCCCCATCGGGCCGATGCGTGGCATCGGGTGCCAAGCCTGCAGCTGCGCGCCCATGTCCCGCCTCCCCTCTCTCCTGGTCCCGAACCTCAGGCTAATCTGGGAGACCTCCCGTCGCTGCCCGCGCTGGTCGGCCAGGTCCTGCTCATGGCCGACTTCAACAAGGACAGCAGGGTGTCACTGGCCGAGGCCAAGTCGGTGTGGGCGCTGCTGAAGCGCAAcgagttcctgctgctgctgtcccTGCAGGGGAAGGGGCACGCCGCGCCGCTGCTGGGCCACTGCGGAGACCTCTACGTCACGGAGGGCGTCCCGCGCAGCTCGGGGCCCGCGGCCGCCCTCCCGGCCCTGCTGCGCCCGCTGCTGCCGCCCGCCCTGCACGGGGCCCTGCAGCAGTGGCTGGGGCCCGCCTGGCCCTGGCGCGCCAAGATTGCCATCGGCCTGCTGGAGTTCGTGGAGGAGCTCTTCCACGGCGCCTACGGGACCTTCTACATGTGCGAGACCACGCTGGCCAACGTGGGCTACACCGCCAGGTACGACTTCAGGATGGCCGACCTGCAGCAGGTGGCGCCCGAGGCCGCCGTGCGCCGCTTCCTGCGGGGCCGCCACTGCGAGCGCAGCGCAGACTGCACCTACGGGCGCGACTGCCGGGCGCCCTGCGACACGCTCCTGCGCCAGTGCAAGGGCGACCTGGTGCAGCCCAACCTGGCCAAGGTGTGCGAGCTGCTGCGGGACTACCTGCTGCCCGGTGCCCCCGCCGGCCTGCGCGCCGAGCTGGGCAGGCAGCTGCGCACCTGCACCACGCTGAGCGGGCTGGCCAGCCAGGTGGAGGCCCACCACTCGCTGGTGCTCAGCCACCTCAAGACCCTGCTCTGGAAAGAGATCTCCAACACCAAGTACACCTGAGGGCCGCGGGCCCCGCCCCGGGCCTCTCCCCGCCTCCCACACGAGGCCCTCTGCCGCCAGAGCGTGGCAGCCACGCAGTTCCTGCCCCTGTACCACCACCTCCCCCcatgcccccaccccgccccgggtTATCTGGGCTCCCGACAGGACAGTGGAGCTGGCAGGAGAGGGAAGGACTCAGAGCCCAAGCACCAAGGGCTGGCCCTGGGACCTGCCCAGGCCAAGGTTTTGTTACTTTGGAGAACTCTGCGTAAATAAAGCTTTTCTGTGAACTACTGTTCGGTCAccaagtcgtgttcaactctgcggCCTTGGGGACTGCGTGCAGcgcgccgggcttccctgtccttcaccgtctccctgggcttccctgtccttcaccgtctccctgagcgtgctctgtcgtccccttctcctcccgccttccatctttcccagcatcagggtcttttctcgagttggctcttcgaatcaaGTGGCTGAAGCttgattggagcttcagcttcagtccttccagtgaatattcagggctgctttccatttaggattgactggtctgaaaGCATAGCCTTCTTTGTAGTCCGGCTCACAGCCCTACAGGTCTGCTGGAAAATCATAGCCTCGACTACacggacctctgtcagcaaagcgattcctttgccttttaataCTCCAAGTttgccacagcttttcttcttaatttcatggccgtcATCCCTGTCCCCAGcaactttggagcccaagaaaagagtgtcattgtttccccatttgccatgaagtgatgggacaggatgcgaTGACCTCAAGCCAGCTTTCCCACTTTTACCCACTGAGTACCCCCACCCCACTCAGCCTGGAGAGTCTACTGCAGGgaatggggaaggggagggggcagtCACCCCTGGACCCACATCCTGGCAGTGGGCTGCTTGGAGTTGACTGGAGCCCATGGTTCTCAGTTGTGACCAGCCCTGACGTGGACCACACGTGGATGGGGATGTAAGCAGGGGCACACGCAATTACAGGGGAACTTCGGGTTTCATCCATTTCAAAAAGCTGTCACTGTCCAGGAAGAGCGCCCAGGACTCTGACCCCTCATACTCTCAGCTCCTGGTGGGGCCCTGGCTGATAAACAGAGAAAGTCAAGGCAGTTTACTCAAGATCCATTTATTCTTTATAGTTGTGCCAACATGGGGACATGCTCCTTCACCAAGACAGGAGATCTTTCCATTCACCGTAACAACCTGTGCTGAAAGCAGGGGTCTCAAGGTTCCAGCTGTGAGACACTCAGGACTAATTTGCAAACCACATCGACATTCTCCCCTCAGGCGGGGTATAATCCAGAGACAGCTCAGGCCTGTGGGGTGGCCCGCACAGAGGATCCTGCACCTCCCAGCTGGAGGACTTCAGGACCACGCCCTGGGGTGCCTGCGGGGCTGCAGCCACTGCAGGCGGACACCCCCAGCCCTGACCCTGTTGCTGGGCTGTCATCTCTGGTTCCGAGCTCCACGTGGCCTCTGTTCAAGTTTCTGTAACGCACACAGCTGCTGCCCCAAACCTGCTGAGCCACACCAGGGGGAGAAGCCCAAGCCGCTACTGCTTTTCAACACACGATGCAATAAGCCCGCACATTCTTCTTCAGAGGAATTTCCAAGGCCATGCCTTTCCCAGGCTCTGTACCGCCCTCAGGTCTGGCGGCGCATGGCTGCTGGGCTGCTCTCCGGGGTTCCCACCTGCAGACAGGAAACCGAGGGGACCCACTAGGCACGCCTCCCGGCGGCTGGAGCAGCCGGACGAGGCCCCTCCCCGGTCAAGCCTCCTTACCTTGGGTGGAGACCTCAGGACAGCAGCGGGGTTCCGGAAGGCAAAGACAAGCCTCCTCAGCCTCATCCCCCGAACATTCCACGCAGTTTCCAGGGGGTTCAGCCAGTGGGGGTCCTCAAGAGGGTGGGGAAGGACATGCCACCGCCAGGCTCAAAGGTGGACAGACTGGACCGGCTGTGAGCTGCAGCCGCTGACTTCCGGCAAGTCCGCGTCACCCCGGCCCCGCTCCAGTGGAGAAGCTACAGAAAACACAAGCGCAGAATACGAGATGTGGGCAAAAAATCTAGTAGCAGCCACAAGTTCAAGatcattcttaaaaaaacaaaacagcacacCCAATTTGATCTCAAAGCCAACCA from Budorcas taxicolor isolate Tak-1 chromosome 11, Takin1.1, whole genome shotgun sequence carries:
- the DIPK1B gene encoding divergent protein kinase domain 1B yields the protein MRRLRRLAHLVLFCPFSKGLQGRLPGLRVKYVFLVWLGVLAGSWLAYVHYSSYAELCRGHVCRVVICDQYRKGIISGSICQDLCNLEQVEWRTCLSSAPGQQVYSGLWQGKEVTIKCGLEESLSWKAGADVAPRRELVLFDKPTRGTSIKEFREMTLSFLKANLGDLPSLPALVGQVLLMADFNKDSRVSLAEAKSVWALLKRNEFLLLLSLQGKGHAAPLLGHCGDLYVTEGVPRSSGPAAALPALLRPLLPPALHGALQQWLGPAWPWRAKIAIGLLEFVEELFHGAYGTFYMCETTLANVGYTARYDFRMADLQQVAPEAAVRRFLRGRHCERSADCTYGRDCRAPCDTLLRQCKGDLVQPNLAKVCELLRDYLLPGAPAGLRAELGRQLRTCTTLSGLASQVEAHHSLVLSHLKTLLWKEISNTKYT